Proteins encoded within one genomic window of Haematospirillum jordaniae:
- the aroQ gene encoding type II 3-dehydroquinate dehydratase, translating into MSFPFTLYGRSRRVRTSVMILNGPNLNLLGTRQPDLYGHETLADIEAMCHTHAAGLGMTLAFRQSNHEGELVSWVQEAPGAFGGLVINAAAYTHTSIALMDALLSVQIPAIEVHLTNIHQREPFRHNSWIARAAHGMICGLGSHGYILALDALNALLTDQKQKEK; encoded by the coding sequence ATGTCATTTCCCTTCACCCTGTACGGCAGGTCAAGACGCGTGCGCACATCGGTTATGATCCTGAATGGACCCAATCTTAATCTGCTGGGAACACGGCAACCGGACCTCTATGGCCATGAAACACTGGCTGATATAGAGGCAATGTGCCATACGCATGCTGCGGGACTGGGAATGACGTTGGCTTTCAGGCAGTCCAACCATGAAGGCGAACTGGTCTCTTGGGTACAAGAAGCACCCGGAGCCTTCGGTGGTCTTGTGATAAATGCCGCGGCCTATACACATACGTCCATTGCGTTGATGGATGCCCTTCTTTCGGTCCAGATCCCCGCAATAGAGGTGCATTTGACCAACATTCACCAGCGTGAACCTTTTCGCCATAACTCATGGATTGCCCGGGCTGCCCACGGAATGATCTGCGGCTTGGGAAGCCACGGGTACATCTTGGCCTTGGATGCGCTGAATGCGCTGCTGACCGACCAGAAACAGAAAGAGAAATAA
- a CDS encoding DUF2155 domain-containing protein: MGALKGKGRTDFLLRALCALVVTVSTAVLVVAPSGAAETIERRIAVLRWLDKAAARVQTMEVEVNRTFQIQALQIIARACVERPPEEPPESAVFLDVWENKANQPAVEVFRGWMYASSPGLSAMEHPVYDIWVLDCKE, from the coding sequence ATGGGGGCATTAAAAGGAAAAGGGCGGACTGATTTCTTGCTGCGCGCCTTGTGTGCGTTGGTGGTTACTGTATCTACTGCAGTATTGGTTGTTGCGCCGTCTGGAGCTGCTGAAACAATCGAGCGACGTATTGCTGTTTTGCGTTGGTTGGATAAGGCTGCTGCCAGAGTTCAGACTATGGAAGTTGAAGTAAACCGCACCTTCCAGATCCAAGCGCTTCAGATTATCGCCCGTGCATGTGTCGAGCGTCCCCCTGAAGAACCCCCTGAAAGTGCTGTTTTTCTCGATGTGTGGGAAAACAAAGCCAATCAGCCCGCTGTCGAGGTCTTTCGTGGCTGGATGTATGCTTCTAGTCCTGGCTTGTCTGCTATGGAGCATCCTGTCTATGACATCTGGGTTCTGGACTGCAAGGAATAG
- the accC gene encoding acetyl-CoA carboxylase biotin carboxylase subunit, producing the protein MFDKVLIANRGEIALRIHRACREMGIKTVAVHSTADAGAMHVRLADESVCIGPPATRDSYLNKVAIISAAVITGADAIHPGYGFLSENADFAHMVEEHGITWIGPSPDHIRLMGDKVTAKKAAVEVGLPVVPGSPGAVETLEEAHAVADTTGFPVLIKASAGGGGRGMKVANSRDELAEAWSTARAEALSAFGNAEVYMEKYLGNPRHIEIQILADNHGNVVHLGERDCSLQRRHQKVLEEAPSPALNSEERERIGDIATAAIRRLGYRNAGTIEFLYENGEFFFIEMNTRLQVEHPVTEAVTGLDLVREQLRIANGAPLGYSQSDVTFSGHAIECRINAEDPETFRPCPGQINDFHQPGGLGVRVDSGLFSGAKVPPHYDSMIAKLIVHGTSRNECLMRLRRALGEFVVGGIDTTIPLHRRLLEDNDFQNGAYDIRWLEEFLSRSR; encoded by the coding sequence ATGTTCGATAAAGTGCTTATTGCCAATCGCGGTGAAATTGCCCTGCGAATTCACCGTGCCTGCCGTGAGATGGGTATCAAGACCGTGGCTGTGCACTCCACAGCGGATGCGGGGGCCATGCATGTCAGATTGGCTGATGAATCCGTGTGCATTGGCCCGCCCGCCACGCGTGACAGCTACCTGAACAAGGTTGCGATTATCTCTGCGGCCGTCATAACCGGTGCTGATGCCATTCACCCCGGCTATGGCTTCCTGTCAGAGAATGCCGACTTTGCCCACATGGTGGAAGAACACGGCATTACGTGGATCGGCCCCAGCCCGGATCACATCCGTCTGATGGGCGACAAGGTTACTGCTAAAAAAGCAGCCGTAGAGGTTGGCTTGCCCGTCGTGCCTGGATCACCAGGAGCTGTCGAGACCTTGGAAGAGGCCCATGCGGTTGCTGATACAACGGGCTTCCCCGTTCTGATCAAGGCCAGCGCCGGAGGTGGGGGGCGCGGCATGAAGGTTGCCAACTCGCGTGATGAGCTGGCCGAGGCTTGGTCTACGGCCCGTGCTGAAGCGCTGAGTGCTTTTGGCAATGCTGAAGTCTATATGGAAAAATACCTGGGTAATCCCAGACATATTGAAATCCAGATACTGGCAGATAACCATGGGAACGTCGTTCACTTGGGAGAGCGCGACTGCTCCCTGCAGCGGCGCCACCAAAAAGTTCTGGAGGAAGCGCCCTCTCCAGCCCTGAACAGCGAAGAACGTGAACGCATCGGAGATATCGCAACAGCCGCCATACGGCGCTTGGGTTACAGAAATGCAGGAACGATTGAGTTCCTGTATGAGAATGGTGAATTCTTTTTCATCGAGATGAACACAAGGCTACAGGTGGAACACCCTGTTACCGAAGCCGTCACCGGCCTTGACTTGGTTCGCGAGCAACTGCGCATTGCCAATGGCGCTCCCTTGGGTTACAGCCAATCTGACGTCACATTTTCCGGGCATGCCATTGAATGCCGCATCAATGCTGAGGATCCGGAAACGTTCCGACCCTGCCCAGGCCAGATCAATGATTTTCACCAACCCGGTGGACTGGGCGTTCGTGTTGACTCCGGGCTGTTTTCCGGGGCCAAAGTTCCCCCTCACTATGACAGTATGATTGCAAAATTAATTGTCCATGGAACCAGTCGCAACGAATGTCTGATGCGCCTGCGTCGTGCTTTAGGGGAATTTGTTGTCGGCGGTATCGATACAACAATTCCACTGCATCGCCGACTGCTGGAAGACAATGACTTCCAGAATGGCGCCTACGATATTCGTTGGCTTGAAGAATTCTTGTCTCGTTCTAGGTAG
- a CDS encoding MlaD family protein: MTRNPIETVMGALVLVVALLFLLFAWQSSDLRPVSGYPVHVQFNKAGGLAVGADVRISGIKVGSVSRQFLDNQTYRAIVSLSIMPGVQLPEDTVASIASDGLLGGKFVRLEPGQSRSFLESGGTITNSQDFRSVEDMVSELIFLATKEPASSGAAPVPEGPVPE, translated from the coding sequence ATGACACGTAATCCTATTGAAACTGTGATGGGTGCTCTGGTACTGGTCGTAGCTTTGCTTTTTCTGCTCTTTGCTTGGCAGAGTTCGGATCTCCGTCCCGTTTCCGGATATCCTGTGCACGTCCAGTTTAACAAGGCTGGCGGTCTCGCTGTTGGTGCAGATGTTCGTATATCTGGCATTAAGGTGGGCAGTGTCAGCCGCCAATTTCTGGATAATCAGACCTATCGGGCCATTGTGTCGCTCTCTATCATGCCCGGGGTTCAGCTCCCGGAAGATACCGTTGCCAGCATTGCATCCGATGGTCTTCTGGGTGGCAAGTTTGTGCGACTGGAACCCGGTCAGAGTCGTTCCTTCTTGGAATCAGGCGGAACAATCACGAACAGTCAGGATTTCCGGTCTGTGGAAGATATGGTGAGTGAACTGATCTTCCTTGCGACGAAGGAACCGGCTTCTTCTGGTGCTGCTCCGGTGCCCGAAGGGCCTGTGCCAGAGTGA
- a CDS encoding DUF1127 domain-containing protein produces the protein MGDSGGRVGTRTKSGDRVIVWKGIVDRGFHSILRRLNPLWHRASTSFDRVREEIEMDRHRRQILGLDERLLRDVGLSASDAWKIARRRDNRGK, from the coding sequence GTGGGGGATTCTGGTGGGCGTGTTGGCACCCGTACCAAAAGCGGGGATAGGGTGATTGTGTGGAAGGGAATCGTTGATCGTGGTTTTCACAGTATTCTCCGTCGGTTGAATCCCTTGTGGCATCGTGCCTCTACGTCCTTTGACCGGGTGCGTGAGGAGATTGAAATGGATCGGCATCGCCGCCAGATCCTTGGTCTTGACGAGCGTCTTTTGAGAGATGTCGGCTTGAGTGCTTCGGATGCTTGGAAGATTGCTCGCCGTCGCGATAACCGGGGCAAATAA
- a CDS encoding flagellar hook protein FlgE — protein MAIFGVLNTSGTAMNAHSVHMNQISTNIANLNTTSYKDIETHYQTLKNRVGPLGNFFGVKTAEIRRVEEQGLVAPTARYLDVAINGAGFFVLNTAVDGSGEQKYTRDGSFTGEVYVRGGDTNGDGLPDQGTHLVTRSGVYVMGYKAAEDGTFSNTMSAIDYSNEAIDPGRATSKVELRGNVPATELQKITYRLNVPVIQQITSPEGVPQTVTHGVRLAFTPRDAVPGGWTLVPSGDAGITSVTTTPNEIKFTGEGKLDVAASGGGITTLTITYDGGQTQDVAVDLRQMTQFSGGDDLELRQLIQDGYTASVMRDVYFNSEGVMLGRFSNGVEKPLYKLPIATFPAPQKLDLQNNNIYAATEDAGKPTIKSLSPDDRISEFVGSALEYSNVRLEDQFSRMIITQRAYSSAATVFRTGDEMAKTIRDMF, from the coding sequence ATGGCGATTTTCGGGGTTCTGAATACATCAGGTACAGCTATGAACGCGCACAGCGTTCATATGAACCAGATCAGCACGAATATCGCCAACCTGAACACAACGTCCTATAAAGATATTGAGACGCATTACCAGACCTTGAAGAACAGGGTGGGACCTCTTGGTAATTTTTTCGGGGTCAAGACGGCTGAAATTCGTCGCGTGGAGGAGCAGGGGCTTGTTGCACCCACGGCACGTTATCTGGACGTGGCAATCAATGGCGCCGGTTTCTTTGTGCTTAACACTGCGGTTGATGGGTCGGGAGAGCAAAAGTATACGCGTGATGGCTCGTTTACGGGCGAGGTTTATGTCCGGGGTGGGGATACAAATGGGGATGGTCTTCCTGACCAAGGGACGCACCTAGTAACCCGGAGTGGCGTTTACGTCATGGGTTACAAGGCTGCGGAGGATGGGACATTCTCCAACACCATGTCAGCGATTGACTATTCCAATGAAGCAATAGATCCCGGGCGGGCAACGTCCAAGGTTGAGTTGCGCGGGAATGTCCCGGCAACGGAACTGCAGAAAATTACCTATCGTCTTAATGTTCCTGTTATTCAGCAGATTACGTCTCCAGAAGGTGTTCCGCAAACTGTAACGCATGGAGTTCGTCTTGCCTTCACCCCGCGGGATGCTGTTCCGGGTGGCTGGACATTGGTGCCATCAGGCGATGCTGGCATTACAAGTGTGACGACAACACCCAATGAAATTAAATTCACAGGTGAAGGTAAACTTGATGTGGCCGCTTCAGGCGGGGGCATAACAACCCTGACAATTACATATGATGGTGGTCAAACACAGGATGTTGCCGTTGATCTCAGGCAAATGACACAGTTCAGTGGCGGTGACGACTTGGAGCTGCGCCAGCTGATACAGGATGGTTATACCGCCAGTGTCATGCGTGATGTTTACTTCAACAGCGAAGGGGTTATGCTGGGACGTTTTTCTAATGGCGTTGAGAAGCCCTTGTACAAGTTGCCAATTGCAACATTTCCAGCGCCCCAGAAGCTTGACCTCCAGAACAACAATATCTACGCAGCGACAGAGGACGCAGGGAAGCCCACAATTAAGTCTCTTAGCCCTGATGACAGAATATCAGAATTTGTCGGAAGTGCCTTGGAGTACTCAAATGTCAGGCTTGAGGATCAGTTCAGTCGTATGATTATCACACAGAGGGCTTATAGCAGCGCAGCCACAGTCTTCAGGACTGGTGATGAAATGGCAAAGACAATACGTGATATGTTCTAG
- the thiS gene encoding sulfur carrier protein ThiS codes for MELIVNGERHAVAQQVTVQEFLDSVGLDARKVAVERNREIVTRSAYGQTLLDEGDRIEIVHFIGGG; via the coding sequence ATGGAATTGATTGTCAATGGAGAGCGTCACGCTGTGGCTCAGCAAGTGACTGTGCAAGAGTTTCTCGATTCTGTCGGATTGGATGCCCGTAAGGTTGCGGTTGAGCGTAACCGTGAGATCGTGACCCGTTCGGCCTATGGGCAAACGCTCCTCGATGAGGGGGATAGGATTGAAATTGTTCATTTTATTGGAGGTGGCTGA
- a CDS encoding acetyl-CoA carboxylase biotin carboxyl carrier protein, whose translation MSKTTIDSEAIRQLASLLDDTGLHEIEYETEALRIRVGKAATVVTHAAPVTAPLAAPATRSAVDETPALHPGTVTSKMVGVAYLAPGAGEAPFVSVGQTVSQGQTLMLIEAMKTYTPVTAHCAGRIVQILVSDKQPVEHGEPLAIIE comes from the coding sequence ATGAGCAAGACCACTATCGACAGCGAAGCCATCCGCCAGCTTGCTTCTTTGCTGGATGATACAGGCCTGCATGAAATTGAGTACGAGACAGAGGCCCTGCGCATCCGCGTTGGCAAGGCAGCTACCGTTGTCACCCATGCAGCACCGGTAACAGCACCCTTGGCAGCACCAGCGACCAGATCAGCTGTGGATGAGACGCCGGCTTTGCACCCGGGTACCGTCACGTCAAAAATGGTTGGGGTAGCATATTTGGCTCCAGGCGCGGGAGAAGCTCCCTTCGTGTCCGTCGGACAAACCGTTAGCCAGGGACAAACCCTGATGCTGATAGAGGCAATGAAGACCTACACCCCAGTCACAGCGCATTGCGCAGGGCGCATTGTCCAGATCCTTGTCAGCGACAAACAGCCTGTCGAGCACGGCGAACCCTTGGCCATTATTGAATAA
- a CDS encoding bifunctional sulfur carrier protein/thiazole synthase protein — MVEALVCERADTFSIAGKVFSSRLLVGTGKYKDFEETARAIEASGAEIVTVAVRRVNIADPGQPMLVDYVSPKRYTYLPNTAGCFTADDAVRTLRLAREAGGWNLVKLEVLGDQKTLYPNMPETLKAAEELIRDGFQVMVYCSDDPIQAHILEDMGCVAIMPLGSLIGSGLGILNPVNIRLIKEQAKVPVLVDAGVGTASDAAVAMELGCDGVLMNTAIAGARNPVQMALAMKLAVESGRLAYLAGRMPKKLYADPSSPLAGLI; from the coding sequence ATGGTCGAGGCGCTGGTGTGTGAACGTGCGGATACTTTCAGCATTGCGGGGAAGGTGTTTTCGTCCCGTTTGCTCGTTGGGACCGGTAAGTACAAGGATTTTGAGGAAACGGCGCGGGCTATAGAGGCGTCGGGCGCTGAAATCGTTACAGTGGCTGTGCGCCGGGTCAATATAGCGGATCCGGGTCAGCCAATGCTGGTCGATTATGTCAGTCCCAAGCGGTATACTTATCTGCCCAATACGGCAGGCTGCTTTACAGCTGATGATGCCGTGCGGACCCTGCGCCTTGCGCGTGAGGCCGGGGGGTGGAATCTGGTAAAGCTGGAAGTGCTGGGGGATCAGAAAACGCTGTATCCGAACATGCCAGAGACCCTGAAAGCGGCAGAAGAGCTTATTCGGGACGGCTTCCAGGTGATGGTATATTGTTCTGATGACCCCATACAGGCCCACATCCTTGAGGATATGGGGTGTGTCGCTATCATGCCTCTGGGTTCCCTTATCGGGTCAGGCCTTGGTATTCTGAATCCTGTCAATATCCGCCTTATCAAAGAGCAGGCTAAGGTTCCTGTGCTGGTGGATGCCGGCGTCGGAACAGCATCGGATGCAGCGGTTGCAATGGAACTGGGTTGCGACGGCGTTCTGATGAATACCGCTATTGCGGGGGCCCGGAACCCTGTTCAGATGGCCTTGGCCATGAAGCTGGCTGTTGAGTCCGGTCGTTTGGCTTATCTGGCTGGTCGGATGCCCAAAAAACTGTATGCCGATCCGTCATCGCCCTTGGCTGGGTTGATATGA
- the aat gene encoding leucyl/phenylalanyl-tRNA--protein transferase, protein MTLITPELMLRAYAYGVFPMARSQGDPTVYWIDPDERGILPLDTNFHISRSLRKTLRSDRFHVTCNKAFAEVIQGCAEATTTRPDTWINKEIESLFNELHDMGLAHSIETWNAENVLVGGLYGLALGGAFFGESMFSRATDASKVALCHLVGRLRLGSFMLLDAQFITDHLSRFGARKVPKNEYRSMLAAAIVIQATFPVHAPEWTIRSHIY, encoded by the coding sequence ATGACGCTCATCACACCAGAACTTATGCTAAGAGCCTATGCCTACGGTGTTTTCCCGATGGCACGCTCACAGGGTGACCCCACGGTATATTGGATTGACCCGGACGAGCGGGGCATCCTGCCCTTGGATACAAACTTCCATATTTCACGGTCATTGCGGAAAACACTGCGCAGTGATCGCTTCCACGTAACCTGTAACAAAGCATTTGCCGAAGTCATACAAGGATGTGCGGAAGCAACAACGACCAGACCTGACACGTGGATTAACAAAGAAATTGAGTCCCTCTTCAATGAACTGCATGATATGGGGCTCGCACATTCCATCGAAACATGGAATGCGGAGAACGTATTGGTGGGGGGACTCTATGGTCTGGCGCTGGGCGGTGCATTCTTTGGAGAAAGCATGTTCTCACGCGCAACAGACGCCTCAAAAGTAGCCCTGTGCCATTTGGTGGGACGCCTGCGTCTGGGTAGTTTCATGCTTCTCGATGCGCAGTTCATAACAGATCATTTATCACGGTTTGGAGCACGAAAAGTGCCGAAAAACGAATATCGCTCTATGCTGGCTGCCGCTATCGTGATTCAGGCAACGTTCCCGGTTCATGCACCAGAATGGACGATCAGAAGCCATATCTACTAA